One Triticum dicoccoides isolate Atlit2015 ecotype Zavitan chromosome 5B, WEW_v2.0, whole genome shotgun sequence genomic window carries:
- the LOC119305769 gene encoding uncharacterized protein LOC119305769 — translation MASQLVESHRAGAEVHKGNDICKQKTVELLEELSLPKGLFPMDDIEEVGHNCESGFVWMLQKKKNEHTFKKINQTVSYDTEVTSFVEKGKMKKVTGVKIEDMSLVEVYVDESSADKVTVKTDTGLSDTHDAAAFSLGE, via the coding sequence ATGGCGTCCCAGCTTGTCGAGAGCCACCGCGCCGGCGCCGAGGTCCACAAGGGGAACGATATCTGCAAGCAGAAGACGGTCGAGCTTCTCGAAGAACTCAGCCTCCCGAAAGGCCTCTTTCCTATGGATGACATCGAGGAGGTCGGGCACAACTGTGAGAGTGGGTTTGTGTGGAtgcttcagaagaagaagaacgagcacaCCTTCAAGAAGATCAACCAGACCGTCTCCTACGACACCGAGGTGACCTCTTTTGTGGAGAAGGGCAAGATGAAGAAGGTCACCGGGGTCAAGATCGAGGACATGTCTTTGGTCGAGGTCTATGTGGATGAGTCTTCTGCTGATAAGGTCACCGTCAAGACCGACACCGGTCTGTCTGACACCCATGATGCGGCGGCCTTCTCTCTCGGAGAATAG
- the LOC119305770 gene encoding uncharacterized protein LOC119305770: protein MASQLVESHRAGAEVHKGSDICKKKTVELLEELGLPKGLFPMDDIEEVGHNCESGFVWMLQKKKNEHTFNKLNQTVSYDTEVTAFVEKGKMKKVTGVKIEEVSLVEVYVDESSADKVTVKTNTGLSDTHDAAVFAPGE, encoded by the coding sequence ATGGCATCCCAGCTGGTCGAGAGCCACCGCGCCGGTGCCGAGGTCCACAAGGGGAGCGATATCTGCAAGAAGAAGACGGTCGAGCTTCTCGAAGAGCTCGGCCTCCCAAAAGGCCTCTTTCCTATGGATGACATCGAGGAGGTCGGGCACAACTGTGAGAGTGGGTTTGTGTGGAtgcttcagaagaagaagaacgagcacaCCTTCAACAAGCTCAACCAGACCGTCTCCTACGACACCGAGGTGACCGCTTTTGTGGAGAAGGGCAAGATGAAGAAGGTCACCGGGGTCAAGATCGAGGAGGTGTCTTTGGTCGAGGTCTATGTGGATGAGTCTTCTGCTGATAAGGTCACCGTCAAGACCAACACCGGTCTGTCTGACACCCATGATGCGGCCGTGTTCGCTCCAGGAGAATAG